The genomic region ATATGGAATTTCTATTTACGCAATAACTTTTTACCATGTCACAAATTAATGACATTGCTACACATATGTAATGTTATTTTTATATCTAAAAATGGCTTTTATTTGTTGCTATCAGATGTCAGAAGTATATATCTTTTTCACTATAGGTTCGGATTTACATTATTGAAAATACGATAATTTATGTGTTATATATCAATCTATTTCTTTACTATTATTGAAGAAAAGTCCTCTGTAACTTGACTTGGCAATACTTACAGACAGGAGACATGGCAAGAATCTTTTTGCTTTTGCAGAGACCTTTTTTTCGGGATTACCATATTTCAAAAATGAGTTTTTCTTTGAACAAGTTCCGAGGTATCAGTTGATACTTTTTCATAGCGTCAAGAAGGATTACACATACTTACTGTGTGTTGTTACAGCTTGCAATATAGACAACAAGAAGTAAGGATACTGTACTTCATCACAATTGCCTTGTAAGGGAATGCAACGGTTTTCTGAACATCGGTATGGGCCATATGTAAGGCTAAGAGAATATTCAATATCGGGAGGTGCGTATGGAAACATACGGCGTGTTTGCATTGTTGCCGCCACTTGTAGCTCTGTTGCTTTGCTTCTTGACGAAGGAAGTCATTGCATCATTGTTCTGCGGTGTACTTGTGGGAGGTCTGATGATCTGCCATGGGAACATTTTTGCTGCGGTAGCTCAGAGCTGGGATTGGTCTTCCCAGCAGTTGATGGACAAGTGGCAGGCAGAGTACTTTCTGTTCTTGTTTGTCATCGGCGGCGCTATCGGCATCATGTACAAGCTTGGCGGTGGCTATGCGCTGGTCAAGAAACTTGAGAAGCATATCAATACCAGCAAAAGGTCTGAATTCCTCATAGCTATCCTTGGCATAGTCATATTTTTTAACGAATATGCCAATACTGCCATCGTCGGTACGGCGACCAAGTCACTTTCCGATGGAAAGCGTCTGTCCCGTGAGAAATTTGCCTACCTGCTTGATTCCACTGCTGCTCCGGTATCGGGACTGTCCCCGATTTCTGACTGGGCTGGGTTCCAGACAAATACCATTGCAGTTTCTTTGGCTGGTATTGGTACGATCGGAGCAAGTGCGTATGCCATCTGGTTGCGTTCCATTCCGTATATGTACTATTGCTGGTTTGCCATTGCCTTGGTATTTATCATTGCGCTTACCCAGAGGAACTTCGGTCCGATGCATCTGGCTGAGTACCGTGCAAGGACAACAGGCCAGTTGCTTCGTGATGGTGCCGAACCTGCCGGAAATGTCGAGGCTGAGGTAGGCGAGATAAAAACTGACCATCTTTCAATTTGGACTTTCATCCTGCCGATAGTCGTGTTGGTTTTTCTTGCACTTTTCGGTATGTGGTGGACAGGTGGCGGTCCCAAGGCTGATTCCTTCTCTGTTGCCCTGGGAGACTCCGATACTGCCTGCGCCCTGCTGTGGGGTGCCTTCGGTATGGTTATCGTCAGTATGATCATGGGGCTTGTGCTGAAGATCATGAGCTTCAAGGAGATCATGGATACCTTCATGAGCGGAGCCAAGACAATGTTCGTCGCATTCCTGCTGATGGTATTTGCATGGGCCCTGAAGGCTTCCTGTGATGCCGTAGGAACTGCAGACTTCTGTATCAAGACCATTCTGCCTTTGGTGGATAATCTTCCTGCCATTCTTCCTGTTGCCGTCTTCATCGTCTGCATGATCCTGTCCTTCGGACTGGGTACTTCTTGGGGAACGATGGCAATCATCACACCTATTGCCCTTCCTCTTGCTCTCGCTGCTACCGGCAACCAGCTCAACTGGATTGTCTATGCGACCGTAGGTTCTGTACTCAGCGGTTCGATATTCGGTGACCATTGTTCTCCGATATCGGATACTACGATCATATCCTCTACCTTTGCAGGCTCTGACCATATGGACCACGTAACCACACAGATTCCATATGCTTTGTTTGCTGCAGTTATTGCAATCATAGGCTACTTCCTGATGCTCATCGGACTACATTGGGCTATCATCCTGCCGCTTGGCATCGTAGCCTTGTATTTTGGTACTATCTGGTTCAACAAGAGATCTGCCAAGAAGTATGGGATACCTGAAATCATGCCGGATTTCAAGGAATGACAACGTCTTTTGCCATTTGATTGGTGTTTGTTTTGCTATGTGCAGTGGCATCGGAAGAGTCCGGTGCCACTGTCGCTTTATGTCATTTTTTTCTTTGATGCTAAGACTTCTGCTTATGAATGAAAATTAGAGTTGCCACTCTGAAGGCAAAGGTTCCTGCCTAGCTTGCCGTGCTTGATGGCAGTTCGATACCAGGTACATTCAGTGACGATTTTTCCCATTGTAAGCGAAGCGGAAGGTGTCGTTCATATGCTCTTTTCTTCACCAGTCTTGAGGCTTTCAGGAAGAAATTCACGGTAGCCTATGGAAAAACAACAAGAATAAGGGATATTTTTTTCAGCATCCTCCATCCTTGTTGATAGTTCTCAATCCGAAAAACCGTTCTGTCAAGAATCCAATTTCCGGCAGGAGGCCCTTTCCACAAGCTTGACAGGCAGAATCTTATTATCTATAGGCTTTCCCTGCAGCTGATTGATGACTATCTGTGCGGCACAGCGTCCCATCGTAGAGAAATCCTGTACGACGGACGTAATGGGGACCCGTTGATACTGGGAAAAGGGTAAACCATCAAAACCGATGAGGGAAAAGTCTCCGGGGATGTGATAACCGAGCAAGCCACAGGCCCGCAGTATGAATGAGGCCACGATATCATTGATTGCAAATATTGCCGAGACCCCCTGTTCATGAAGATTGGAGATCAACCCACTGTAATAGGCTTCATCATAGCTCCGCATGCTTTCCCTTCCACCCTTCTTGAAACTGACATATCGGGGGCAGTACGGCAAGTTGTATTTCTTGAGTGCCTGGCAGTATCCAAGGTAACGGTCTCGGATCGAGGATGCATCCTCGAGAGGCAGATCCGAGATGAAAGCTACCTTTCGGTGACCCAACTCGAGAAGATAGGAGGTAGCCAAGTATCCCCCGTAATGGTTGTCGCTGCAGACATATGGTACATTTAGTGCAAAGAGATACTTATCGAACGTGGCAAACGGAATCCCGTCATAGAGGAACCTATTGACTATCTCATAATCGAAGCTCCCTGAACGGGGATAGTAGATGATTCCTTTCGTTCCATCTTCTTTGAGTGAAACCAGCAGTTCCTCGACGGCTTCCGTAGTATCGAACCGCGTATAGAGATGAGTTACCAAGCCATTTTCTTCGATTACCGAGGATGCTCCGTCAAGAGAAGCAGCAAAACCACCGAAATCCGAATCAGAGGGATAAATCAAGGCTATGGCATTCGTAAGCCCATCGGTGACATGGAGGGTGCTTTCCTGCCGAAGGAAAGTTCCCTTGCCCCTGACCCTTTCGACATAGCCTTGTTTTTCCAATTCCTCCAAAGCCCGTTTGGAGGTAATGCGACTGACATGGTACTGTGCTGACAGTTCCTTTTCCGTAGGCAGTCGGTCTCCGACCTTATATATGCTGTAGTTGATCTTCTGCAGCAATTCATTGTAAATCATCTTGTATAGCGTTGCCATTGATGTGGGTCCCTCTTCCTTCTTCAAATTGTATGGGATAAACAAGGCAGATGCAATAGAAGCCACAGCAATCGCCCTTGAGGACATCGTTTGTTTCCCGAAGGTTCCGGCCAGCCTGAAAAAAAAGGAGGGGCAATTCCGATCCCCTCCTCTTTCAAATTGGACTATCGGCACAGCCGGCATGCTAAGTGAACTGTACCCGGAATG from Spirochaetia bacterium harbors:
- a CDS encoding Na+/H+ antiporter NhaC family protein, encoding METYGVFALLPPLVALLLCFLTKEVIASLFCGVLVGGLMICHGNIFAAVAQSWDWSSQQLMDKWQAEYFLFLFVIGGAIGIMYKLGGGYALVKKLEKHINTSKRSEFLIAILGIVIFFNEYANTAIVGTATKSLSDGKRLSREKFAYLLDSTAAPVSGLSPISDWAGFQTNTIAVSLAGIGTIGASAYAIWLRSIPYMYYCWFAIALVFIIALTQRNFGPMHLAEYRARTTGQLLRDGAEPAGNVEAEVGEIKTDHLSIWTFILPIVVLVFLALFGMWWTGGGPKADSFSVALGDSDTACALLWGAFGMVIVSMIMGLVLKIMSFKEIMDTFMSGAKTMFVAFLLMVFAWALKASCDAVGTADFCIKTILPLVDNLPAILPVAVFIVCMILSFGLGTSWGTMAIITPIALPLALAATGNQLNWIVYATVGSVLSGSIFGDHCSPISDTTIISSTFAGSDHMDHVTTQIPYALFAAVIAIIGYFLMLIGLHWAIILPLGIVALYFGTIWFNKRSAKKYGIPEIMPDFKE
- a CDS encoding GntR family transcriptional regulator; the encoded protein is MSSRAIAVASIASALFIPYNLKKEEGPTSMATLYKMIYNELLQKINYSIYKVGDRLPTEKELSAQYHVSRITSKRALEELEKQGYVERVRGKGTFLRQESTLHVTDGLTNAIALIYPSDSDFGGFAASLDGASSVIEENGLVTHLYTRFDTTEAVEELLVSLKEDGTKGIIYYPRSGSFDYEIVNRFLYDGIPFATFDKYLFALNVPYVCSDNHYGGYLATSYLLELGHRKVAFISDLPLEDASSIRDRYLGYCQALKKYNLPYCPRYVSFKKGGRESMRSYDEAYYSGLISNLHEQGVSAIFAINDIVASFILRACGLLGYHIPGDFSLIGFDGLPFSQYQRVPITSVVQDFSTMGRCAAQIVINQLQGKPIDNKILPVKLVERASCRKLDS